In Prinia subflava isolate CZ2003 ecotype Zambia chromosome 8, Cam_Psub_1.2, whole genome shotgun sequence, the genomic window ttttgtaCTAAAATTTATAGATACAGTACGTGCCAGCTAGCAAAAGCTACTGTAATTGCCAGTCGTAGTTCAGCATGCACCTAATCCCCGAGACTTGTCCAGTGATGCTGTAAGGAATTTATGCTTAAATATTGCGAGCTGGGGAggccagcagcccagggctttcagcttccagcctccagctgggTTTTCCCTGATGGCTGAGTGGAATCTCCTTCCCTTGGGTGTCATGTGCCACACGGAGGGCAGTGCGAGGGACAGAGCGGTGGCTTCGAGCTTGCTCTGGAGCTGAACTCAACAGGAACCAAGTTCAGGTTCTTTGCTGCAGTTTAATACCGGCTTGTGGCTATGTTTTTCAATCTCTCTAGAAATgatctgttttttccccttccaacTGCTTTTGTCTTAAACCTGAGTTCATCTAAATctactggaggaaaaaaaaaaaaacaaaaacaacaaaacaaaaaaaaagactttgatTTGAGATCGTTGCCTGCTTTTGGTGCCAGGATCACACATTTCTATGGCAACTCTGAGCTCAGCGGAGTGCAGAAATCAGCACAGGGTTGTTGACAAGCTGAAGTCGGTGGCCACtgcctctgcacagctctggcagagccAGACTGTGGCTGGTGGCAGCTCCAAGGACGAGTTTAGGGGTGCAGTGTGGTGCCTTGTGGGGGTCCCGGTGtccctgccccactgcagcTGGCTTGCCCTGCAATACCTGCTGCTGAGTGAGGGGTGGGCTCCTAGGAATGGTCAGGATCTGTGCTCCGTGTCCTGTGGCAGAGGCAAGCCTGTGAGTCAGTAGCTGTGCTGAGCATCCCGGGAAGCTGCGAGCAGAGGAGTTTGAGCGCCGGTGAGGCCGTGCTCTCCGGGTCTGGTTGTCCTGGAGGTTGTAGGGAATGGGAGCTTGTAAGCATTCAAGGATCAGAGAAGGAGAGGCAGACATGCACGTACAGGTTTGGCTTTTGGCAAGCAAACCACCCGCTTcctttcttcagcttttcttccctcctAACCCCCCACAGCTCTTCCCCCTGCTTGCTTGgaacaggaacattttttttttttacctgccTAGAAACAGCTAAAAGATGGGGGGGCAGCCCTGATGTAAATAATTAACGTTGCAAAGTGAAGTGTGTATAACATAAAAGGCTACAGCCCTTTGGTGACTTGTAAATTGCTTTGAGAAGGTTGTGGTAGGACGTGGAGGGGCCAAGCGAcctgcccggccccgcagccATCGCTGCCCCACCGCcaccgcggggccggggggtcGGGACGGGATGGGGGGACACCCCGGGCCCCTCGGCCGTGGGACCCCCCTCTCCTCGGTGTAGTGGATGGGAGGGTAGCGTAACGTGTGTAATACGGATAGGAGAAGCTGTGTGAGGTGTGTAtagtgtatatttttaaaaaatagcttgCTTGTGTTGTGAAGATTTTAAAGACAAACTTGAGAATTCTAGCCTAACTATTAACACAAGTTTAACATCAGTTACCCCACTGGGTTCAGAGCCTCTTGAATGTATATTCCTTTTTGTAACCTAAATGACCTATTCTTCTACCAGTCAGCCAGACAtcctatttatatttttaattttatatattactttccatttgttttcattatttccagcatgtttctgggttttggttttttttttgtttggggggggatttgtttctttttgcacAAGAATTGTGTGAAGTCAAGGAAATGTTAACTCAAACCTGGTATTTTCCAACCtgttcccccttcccttcctctcctccacccctgttgtgtttttttttttctttcttctgccaacagtttgggatttttctgggCTGGGATGCAGTGGGTGGGAGGAGGGGATGGCTCTTTTCCATTTGCAGCTTTTGTGCAAATGCCAGGTCTTTTTGccagtcaattaaaaaaatgcttcacTTGCTGGttgctttaaaaaggaaaaaaaaaattaaataaaaaacaaaaatgtaaccTTATCAGTGCGATGTAGaccccagcaggaggaggggaagtgCACACCTGTAGCCACACACCTCTGGCTTtggctgcaaaacaaaagcaaaccttTCCTGGTGAGGAGgtgagcacagggcagctgctgcccgaCCCCGTGGAGGGTTTGCCGGGCACGAGCTCCGTGTGCAGCCAGGCTCGGAGCCGTGCTGGGAGCACCATGCCTTGGGCTTGCTCTTCCCCCTCGGCGACCGCCTGTTCATGTGCACAAACCCAAGAGCTGCCTGCTGATGAcagcaaagctgttgctgcttttcctctcctcctcctcctcctcctcttcctcctttccccctccccaagGAGGTCCAGCTCCCCAACAAGAGCTCGCCCAGCGCCCGGCCCCAGCGCCACGGCCGTTTGCTCTGGGGCATCATCCAGGTATGGCCAAGCGCGGCTGGCGCCGTGCTGTGCCACAGAGCATTAGAtagaaaaaacacacacatatcTGCTGTTTTACTATGAACACTGGTCTGAGGTTTCCAGGCTCAGCACCACGGTGATGGGCCACGAAGGATTTAACCAGGGGAATTAAACTCCTTCTTGCTTCCGTGTCTGGTAGCACCAGCTGGTATGAGTGAATCTACAGGTGTGCGTTTTCCTTCTTGTAGAAAATGCCACGAGCACTAACTGGTAAGGCTTAATGTACAGTATATTGTCAGTATTCTGGTATTCTTCTGGTTCAACATACATTATAGCTCATATATAACCTGTATTAATTGTATAGATTGTGCATTTAAAGCTGTTACCAAGTTGTCAGAAAataagagaagagaaaaaaaaaaataaggtcaTATGTAATATTTTGTTTGTAAGTATCCTTTGTATCATAGCaaaggaaatgttaaaaaaaaaatcaactgtaATAAAGTAATTTTAGTACATGGAGTGTCTGCCTGCCTTTGTGAGACCCTGGCCCAGGGGGGCTACCGTGTGTAGGACCTCTGCCAGGTGAACACGGGGGGCTCCACCGGGGGAGCCCCCCACCTGCGGGGCCGCGGcagccccttcctcctctcctccatccgCAGGAACTCAGCCATGGCCCTGAAATATTCCAGCACGGCCTCGTGGGCCCAGCAGCGCCCCGGGCCCCGCTGGGGGAAGGCGCAGTGCCCCCCGTGCGGGgtcagcagcaggaagaagtaggggctgctgtggaagagctccctgggcaggctcTGGGCCGGGGGGCCGCGCACGGGGTCGTCGGcgctgcacaggcacagcaccGGCACCGCCGCCTCGTCCGCGTCGCGCAGGGGCTCGTTGCGCTCCCAGTAGCTCTCCCAGCTGGTGGGGCAGCTGCGGGTCCGGCAGAAGAGGGTTTCCTCCAGCTCCCGCAGCgagcagctgcccaggagcCTGTCCACGTCCACCACCTCGGCCAGGGCCCCCGCGTACCTGCGGGGATGGGGTGGCCGCCGTGGGCttggggatgcagagatgccACCAAGGGCTGGGGGCGATGGGGACGCTGCTGGGGACTTCAGGGATgttgccatgggcaggggggacatggggatggTGCCTGGGATGGGGGCCACAGGGAATGTTGGCAGGGGTTGGGGTCAGAGAGTCATAGGGATGCCACTTGGAGCTGGGGGCTATAGGGATGCTGCCATGAGGGTGCCACCAGCTAGTGTGCCCATGTCGAGGCTGGTCGACAGTCCTGGTCCTGTACACAAGGGAATAGGGGTAACGTCCACTGCCCTATCTCCAGAGTGACTTAGGaggcccatcccagccccttgCCAGGGATCCTGGAGggtccccacagcacagcccgggTACCATGACAACGGGAGACAGCCGGCACTCCCATTTCGTTACCGTGACAGCAGCATTTGCAGTGGGAATCGGGAAACAGGGAGGAGGGAGACTCTCTGCTGCCCACCCCCCAATATCCCATCCCTACAGTAAGCACTGTACCTTGCTGCACCCATCTGGGATTTGCAGCTTCACCTGCCACCTGTTTGCCCCTATGTTTTGGTGTTGACCTGCATTCTTCTGGCCCCCATCTGCCCACCAGCAGGGTTCCTTTGCCCCCACAAGCTCTCAGCAGCACCCACTTGGGCAAGTGGGAAGTGCCCACTTGCCCAAGGCCTTGGCCCTGGGCAGTTTGTCTCCTGTCTCAGCCAGTGCTTGGCCCACCTGAGCCTGGCTGTGTTGGGCAATAGGGAACCCAGACCCCTTGGGAAGGGATGGCAGCAGCCgcagccccctgcccagctgtggatTGGCATCACAGTCCCCCCACCCCGAGGGTCAGGTGCTGGAGACAAGGGGCAGTGCAGGAAGAGGGGCCAGCCCCACTCACCCCACTCAGTCCAGGACCACACAGGGGCTTCACCAACTCCTCCCAGGGTTAAGAGATCTCCCAGCTCATCATTTATCACATCAGGAACCCCaagatgctgctgcagcttcagctaGGCTGGGGATACATGTGGTGGCCCAGCTGGCCCCATGgcagccagctccaggctggtGTTCATTAACCAGCACATTTTGCTGCCCTCAGCACCTCTGCCCCTGCACTGGGGCTCCCGGTATCAGCAGCAGAACCCACCCCATGCACACCCCCAGGGATGACCGAGGGGTTCCCAGGGTACCCCCATCCACCTCCCCAAGCCCAAGGGACTGCACTGACCTGCTCAATCCCTGCTTGAGGTGGAGGAGCAGCGGCCACTCGTAAAGCCAGGGCATCCCGGCTTCAAACCAGTCCCGGCCACGGAAGATGGGGGAGAGGCAGGCGGCGGCAGCCAGGCGGCTGGAGGAGCCGCTCTCGCCCAGGTAGGcgagcagcagccctgagcccGAGCCCTCGCTGACGgccagcagggaggcagaggggtgCCGGCACCGCAAGTAGGTGACAGCCTCCCGCAGGTCCCCGGGGTCCCCGAAGGGCTGGAGCCGGGGGGTGGTGAGCGGGCAGCCGTTGTGGCCCCGGCGGTTGAAGATGACGGGGATGAAGCCCCGCTCCAGCGCccgcagccccagctgcagcagcccccccGTCACCTTCCCGGCAGCATTGgggatgagcagcagcactgggctggaG contains:
- the ABHD15 gene encoding protein ABHD15, whose protein sequence is MLSPEGLVAAAAVLVGLGLLVWCLWAGRLEVPGDLGEEEEEEKEEGIPFMAEEGSGHCRLLCKPSALAQHLVRSLGRSAALRGGRWLWPCWPQLQLLWQLLQPPEPEPVVARELLQLPDTGLVALDWLVGPWGAAGGGGGISSPVLLLIPNAAGKVTGGLLQLGLRALERGFIPVIFNRRGHNGCPLTTPRLQPFGDPGDLREAVTYLRCRHPSASLLAVSEGSGSGLLLAYLGESGSSSRLAAAACLSPIFRGRDWFEAGMPWLYEWPLLLHLKQGLSRYAGALAEVVDVDRLLGSCSLRELEETLFCRTRSCPTSWESYWERNEPLRDADEAAVPVLCLCSADDPVRGPPAQSLPRELFHSSPYFFLLLTPHGGHCAFPQRGPGRCWAHEAVLEYFRAMAEFLRMEERRKGLPRPRRWGAPPVEPPVFTWQRSYTR